The sequence TCGACTTCCGAGTCACCACCACGCAGGAGTCTGATCTTCTCGGCGATGGCCTCGTTCGAGTTGAACTTGCTCTGCACCTGTTTGGGCCCGTCGGTCGTATCGGCCGTGGGCATTTTCAGGAGCGTGAGTCTGCCGTAGTCCTGCGTGCCGGCCTCGGCGTTCACCGCCATGAAGGCGCTGAGGTTGTCGCGCCCGTTGGGGGTGAAGGTCGTGGTGAGCGAGAACGCCTGGTTGCTCTCGCCCGGCATCTTCATGCTGAGGTAGTAGGCGGGGATGGAGTTGCCCGTCTTGTTCGTCGGGTCGTCCGGGACCTGCCAGACCTCGGAGCCGCTCAGGAAGGTCTGCGCGCTGTCCACGTGGTAGCGGGTGAGCAGTTCGCGCTGGACCTTGAAGAGGTCCTGCGGGTAGCGCAGGTGCTCCATGAGCTGCGGGGAGATCGCCGAGCGGGGCTCGACGGTGTGCGGGAACGCCTTCATCCAGGTCTTGAGGACGGGGTCCTCGGTGTCCCACTGGTAGAGCTTGACCTCGCCGGTGTACGCGTCGACGGTCGCCTTCACCGAGTTGCGGATGTAGTTGACCTGGTTCTGCTGGGCGACCACGGCGCGCTGGTTGTTCGCGGCGGTGAGCGAGTCGGCCGTCGTGTCGCCGAGAGTGGTGCGCGAGGCGTACGGGTAGCCGTTCGTCGTCGTGTAGGCATCGACGATCCACTGGATCTTGCCCTTGACGACGGCCGGGTAGGCGTCGCCGTCGATCGTGAGCCAGGGCGCGACGGCCTCGACGCGGTCCTTCGGGGTGCGGTTGTAGAGGATGCGCGAGCCGTCCCCGATGGCGCCCGAGTAGAGGATCTGCGGCTCGCCGAAGGCCACCGCGTAGGCGGCCCGGTTGAGGGGGTTGGAGAGGCTGACGCCGCTCTTGCCCTGGTAGCGGGTGGTCTTCTCGCCGTTGTCGTCGGAGTAGTCGATCTCCTTCTGGGGACCGCCGACGATCGAGTACTGCGTGGTCTTCTCGCCGTAGTAGACGCGCTGCTGGTAGTCGCCGAGGTCGCCCTTCGAGGGAAGGTCGGACTCGGTGAAGACGGGGCCGCCGCCGGAGTCGGCGTTGTCGCCCTCGGCTGCGACGACGCCGAAGCCGTGGGTGTAGCGGAAGTGGTCGTTGATCCAGTTCCGCTTCGGGACGCCGTTGAGGTTCAGCTCACGGAGCCCGATGACGGTGTCCTGGTCCTTGCCTTCCTTGTCCTTGTACCGGTCCACGTCCAGGTTCGAGGGGAACGCGTAGTAGTTCCTCATCTGCTGGCGCTGCTGGAAGGTGGGCGAGACGATGTTGGGGTCCATGAGGCGGTAGCTCGCCGCCTGGTCGGCGTCGGCGCGCAGCTTGGACTTGTCGTCGGTCTCGCTCTTGCCCGGGTACTCGCTGACCTTGGCGTCGTCGATCCCGTACGCCTTCTTCGTGGCGGTCAGGTTCTTCTGGACGTACGGGGCTTCCTTGGCCTGTTCGTTCGGCTGGACCGTGAACTTCTGCACGACCGCCGGGTAGAGGCCGCCGATGAGGATCGCGGAGAGCACCATGAGGCCGAAGCCGATCACGGGGAGCTGCCAGGTGCGGCGCCACAGCGTCGCGAAGAACAGCAGCGCGCAGATGATCGCGATGCAGAACAGGATCGTCTTCGCCGGGAGGTAGGCGTTGGCGTCGACGTACCGCAGGCCCGTCCAGTTGTCGGTGGCCTTGAAGTCGCTGGACTTCACGGCGAGCCCGTAGCGGTCGAGCCAGTACGCGATCGCCTTGAGCGAGACGAAGATGCCGAGCAGGACGGAGAGGTGCCCGGTGAACGCCTTGGTGACGCGCTGGCCGGGGCTCGTGACGCGTACCCCGCCGTAGAGGTAGTGGGTCAGGAGCGCCGCGATGACCGAGAGGACGACGGCGGCGAAGCCGAAGCCGAGCAGGAAGCGGTACCAGGGCAGGTCGAAGGCGTAGAAGGAGACGTCCAGGTGGAACTGGGGGTCCTTCTGGTGGAACGACTGCCCGTTGACCCACATGAGCCAGGTGCGCCACTGGCCTGCCGCGGAGGCCCCGGAGACGAGGCCGACGAGGGCGGTGATGCCGAGGAGCAGCCACTTCTTGTACGGGGCGATGCCCATGCGGTAGCGGTCGAGGTTCTGCTGTTCCATCGACATCGCGCTGAGCGGGGGCCGCAGCCGGTGCGCCAGCCAGATGTTGACGCCGACGGCGGCGGCCATGAGCAGCCCGAAGACGACGAAGAGGCCGACCTTCGTCTTGAGGGTCGTGGTGAAGACCGAGGAGAAGTGGAGCGACCGGTACCAGAGCCAGTCCGTCCAGAAGCCCGCGAACATGACGAAGGCCATGGCCAGGACGGCCAGGACGCCGAGCGTCATGAGCAGGGTGCGGACCCGCCGGGAGGGGCGGCCCACTCTGATCCGTGGCCCCGTCGGGCCTCCGCCGCGGTCCGGCATCTGGAAAGCCAAGGTGCGCACCTCGAAGTTCGCTGTGGTGGTGGTCGGTCGGTATGCGTGGTGCTGCCGCGCGCAGTCGCCGGGACGTCACCGCCCCGGCCGGTTGCCCGGTTGGGCCCGATTCGCCCCGCTTGTGGGGCTCGCGCGGCGCGCCCCACACCCATGCAACTTAACGAAGCTTTACTCAGTTCCCGTCCCGGCCCCTGAAGAGGGCAGGATATTGCCCATGTCCAAAGATTCCCCCGCCAGCCCCCCGCCCGCAGCGACCCCCCTCACCCGTGCCGTACTGGAGATCGATACCTATGCGGCCGGTCTCGGCTGGGACCAGCCGGCCCGGCTCTTCGCCCTCGTCGACACCGGCCGACTGCGCGCCGAGGAGCCCGAACTCGCCGAGCGGCTCGGTCTCGACGAGGGGGCGGCGGCCGGCACGCTGACCCCGGTCGAGCAGGAGGAGGTCCCCGCGGACGTCCCGCTCGACGAGTTCCTCGCCACGATCGGCTGGCCGGACGCGGTCGCCGGCTGCGCGCTCACCATCGAGCGCCTCATGCTGCCGCCGTCCGCCGAGGCGAGTGTCCCCGAGGACCTCGACGAGGCGGCGCTCGCGGCGTGGGTCGCGAAGCACCCGGAGCGGCAGGAGGTCCGGATGACCGTCGCCGTGCTGCGCGACGGGGACCGCGAGTCGGCGCTGCGGCTGCGCGAGAAGGACTCGGAGCTGGACGTCCTGACGGGCTCGGACCTGGTGCCGGGTCTCGCGCAGGCGCTGGAGGCGACGTTCGCGGCCTAGCCGAGGGGGGCGGGACGGGGCGCGGCTCGCGGCCCGTCCGGACGGCGCCCGAGCCGTGTACGGCGAAGGGGCGGGCCCGTGGCGGGTCCGCCCCTCTCCCGTGCCCGGGTCAGCTCTTGGCGCAGGAGGGGAGGCCCTTCGTCCTGCCGTCGTGAATCTTGTCGAGGGCCTTCACGGCGTCGCCGATCGTGCGGACCTTGACGAGGGTGAGCCCGTCGGGGGTGTCCTCGCGCGCCGCGGCGCAGTTGTCGGCGGGGGTGAGGAAGTACTGGGCTCCCGCGCGGCGCGCGCCGACGGTCTTCATGCCGATGCCGCCGATCGCGCCGACCTTCCCGTCGTCGTCGATCGTGCCCGTACCGGCGACGAACTTGCCGCCCGTGAGGTCGCCCGGGGTGAGTTTGTCGACGAGGCCGAGGGCGAACATGAGCCCGGCGCTGGGGCCGCCGACGTCGGCGAGCTTGATGTCGATGGAGAACGGGAAGGTGTGGTCGACCCCGGCCTGGATGCCGACGATGGGGCGGCTCGGGCCCTGGTCCTTGCCCGAGCGGACGGTCGTGACCGTGACGTCGTGGGCGCCGGTGGGCTTCTCGTGGCGCTTCTCGGCGGCGGCGGCCTTCGCGGCGGGGATCACGGAGAAGCGGACCTTCTCGCCGACCTTGTGCTTCGTGACGGCCCCGGCGACGTCGTCGGCCTCCTCGACCTTCGTCCCGTCGACGCTCTCGATGACGTCCCCGGCGTGCAGCCGTCCCTCGGCGGGGCTGTCCTTGGTGACGGCGGCGACGACGATGCGCGAGGAGACGGGGATGTCGAGTTCCCTGAGCGCCGCGACCTTGGCGTTCTCCTGCGACTGCGAGAACTCCTCGGCGTTCTCCTGCGTCGACTGCTGCTCGGTCGTGCCCTGCGGGTAGAGGTTGTCGTGCGGGACGATGAGCGAGTCGCCCGAGAGCCAGCCCCAGATCGCCTCGGGGAGGTTCATCCGGTAGTCGGGGCTCGTGACGCGCACCGTGGTCATGTTCAGGTGGCCGCTCGCCTCGTACGTCTTGCGCCCGGAGACCTGGAGCACCGGCTCGCCGTCGTGGTCGGCGAGGGTGTTGACGGTGGGGCCCGGCGACATCTCCGCGTACGGGACCGGGATCAGCACGCCCGCGCACAGGAGCGCGACGAGGACGAGTGTCGAGGTGAGGAGGGTCACGGTACGGCGCGGCATGGCACGACAGTACGGGACGCCCCTGTGTCCGCACGTCCGGGCCCTACGGGCCCGGCGAACGGGTGAGAGCGGCGGGGCTCAGGCGCTCTCGGCGGGCTCTTCCGGGGCAGGGAGGCCCGCGCCCTGCTTCTCCATCGCGGCGCGGAACTTCTCGTACCCGGCGAGTTCGGGGCCGTCCCCCGTCCTGCGGGTCCGGTTGGCCCACATGGCCCACAGCCCCGCTCCCACGGCGGCCACAAGCGGAATCAGCAACCACGCGAGTGCAGCCATGCCGACCTCCGACTCCCCGATTGCGTCACCTACTGGCTGATCAGCAGATTAACCAGCCGCCAGTGCAACGCTCGCTGGCGGGGTGCGGTTACGCAACCGGAGGGCCGGGGTGGCTCAGCAGGCGCCGACCCACTCCTCGCGGCCGTCCGTGAAGCGCTGGTGCTTCCAGATGGGCACCTCGTGCTTGAGGTCGTCGATGAGGCGGCGGCAGGCGGCGAAGGCTTCACCGCGGTGCGGGCAGGAGACGGCGACGACGACCGCGAGGTCCCCGATGGCGAGATCGCCGACGCGGTGCGTCGCGGCGAGGGCGCGTACGGGGAAGTCGGCGGCGACCTTCTCCGCGACGCGGCGCAGCTCGGCCTCCGCGCTCGGGTGGCTGGAGTAGCTGAGCGAGGCGACGTCCTCGCCCCCGTCGTGGTCGCGCACCGTACCGACGAAGAGCGCGGTGCCGCCGGCGGCGTCGTCGCCGACCGCGGCGAAGACCTCGTCGACGGACAGGGGCGTGTCGCGGATGGCGAGGAGTTTGATCGGATCGGTGTCGGTCATGTCCTCATGGTGTCGCACGGGGCCGGGGAGCACGAAAAATGGGCCCTGGCGCTTGAGGGGCCGGCGGTGGGCGGGACGGAGGCGGCGAAGTCCCGCGCGGGGCGGCTCCGGCGGCCGGGGCGGGGTCCGGGGGCCGGGGCGGGGGCGGTCCTGGCGGGCCGACGCGGGGCGGCTCCGGAGGGCCGGAGCCGGGCCCCGCGTGTTCACAGCCGTCGGCGGGCCTTGCGCGCCCGGCGGACGAGCGCCGCCGTACCGAGCAGCGCGACCGTCGCTCCCGCCGCGCCCGCGGCCGTCGCGTCCTTGCGGCCCAGGCGGCGCCCGGCGACCGTACGGCGCCCCGCGACCTCCTCCAGCAGCTCCGCGAGGACCTCCTCGTTGCTCCACGCGGGACGCCAGCCCGCGTCGTGGAGGCGGCTGCCGCTGACGACCCACGGGTTCATCGTGTAGGCGAGGTCCCCGGCCGGGGACGGGGTGAGGCCGATGCGGTGCAGGCGGGCGGCGGCGCCGAGGGCGACGGCCGAGGGGAGTTCCATGCGGCGGATGCCGCTCAGCTCCTCGACCTCCTCCTGTTCGAGCCAGCCGTCGCAGCCGACCGCGAGTTCTCCCTCGGCCTTCTCCAGGACCGCGTACTCCAGGGCGCTGACCAGGTCCTCGACGTGGCAGAACTGCCAGGCCGGGCGGGAACCGGCGACGACGAGGAGGCGCGGGGACTCGAAGTAGCGGGTCAGGGCGGTGTCGGTGCCGCCGACGAGGACGGCGGGGCGCAGCACGGTGACGTTGAGCCCGGGGTGGGCGCGCGGGGCGCGGCGGGCGAGGCGCTCGATCTCCAGGAGGTCGCCGACGCCCGTGGCCTCGGCGGTCGCCTTGAGTTCGGCGTCCTCGGCGAGCGGCAGCGGGTTGTCGGGGAGCGCCCCGTAGACCATCGCGGAGGTGCACAGCACGGCGCGGTGCACCCCGGCGGCGGCTGCCGAGGTGAGGACGGTCTGGGTGCCGCGCACGTTGTAGGCGGTGCGCGCGGCGGGCTCGGTCTCCAGGTCGAGATCGACGGCGAGGTGCACGACGACGTCGGCGCCGCGCAGTTTCTCGGCGAGGGCGGGGTCGCGGACGTCGAGGGTGTGCCAGGTGGCCTCGGCGTTGTCGCCGCGCTTCTCGTCGATCGCGAGGACCCGGCCGATGGCGTCGGAGGCGGTCAGGCGCTCGACGAGGAGGGCTCCGATGCCGGTCGCGGCACCGGTCACGGCGACGACGGGACCGCGCGCGGCGGACCCGGTCGGGTTTCGCGCTGCGCGAACCTGCGGATCTGGGGAACTCACCAGGCGTCTCCAGCGGTTGTCTGTCGTACGTACGGGCATGACGCGTACGTACCAGGTGGCGTCCATCCTGCCGCAGGCAGCGCGTCGGCGGAGCACCGAGCCCCGAGCCGGTCTCGGTGTCTACGCTGGGTGGTACGTGGGCGTCATGCGCGCACCGCCCAGGGCAGCCGCCGCCGGACTCGTGCCGGTGGCCCTAACAGCCGAGGAAACCCGTGAGTGACAACCCATTCGGATTCGGCCTTCCGCCGGAGGAGCCGGACGACGGCGACGAAGGCAAGAAGAAGGACAGCACCGGCGGGTCCCAGGGCTCGGGTTCCGGCTCCGGGCAGACCCCGGGCAACCCGTTCGGCTTCGGCCTGCCCGGCGGCGGGGGCGGGGACAACCCGTTCGCCGCGCTCTTCGGCTCCATGGGGTCGAACGACCTGGGCGCCGCCTTCCAGCAGCTCGGGCAGATGCTGAGCTTCGACGGCGGCCCGGTGAACTGGGACATGGCCAAGCAGATCGCCCGCCAGACGGTCTCGCAGGGCACGTCCGACGGCACGAAGGACCAGAGCGTGGGCCCGGCGGAGCGCGCGGCGGTCGAGGAGGCGGTGCGGCTTGCCGATCTCTGGCTCGACGACGCGACCTCGCTGCCGAGCGGCGCGGGCTCGGCGGTGGCGTGGAGCCGCGCCGAGTGGGTCGAGGCGACGCTGCCGGTGTGGAAGGACCTCGTGGACCCGGTCGCCGAGCGCGTCGGGACGGCGATGGGCCAGGTGCTGCCCGAGGAGATGCAGGCCATGGCGGGCCCGCTGCTCGGGGTGATGCGCTCGATGGGCGGGGCCATGTTCGGCACGCAGATCGGGCAGGCCGTGGGGCAGCTCGCGGGCGAGGTCGTCGGTTCGACGGACATCGGGCTGCCGCTCGGCCCGGCGGGCAAGGCGGCGCTGCTCCCGCTCAACATCGAGGTCTTCGGCAAGGACCTCGGCGTGCCGAAGGACGAGGTGCGGCTCTACCTGGCGCTGCGCGAGGCCGCCCACCAGCGGCTCTTCGCGCACGTGCCGTGGCTGCGCTCGCACCTGTTCGGCGCGGTCGAGGGCTATGCGCGCGGCATCAAGGTGGACACGTCGAAGCTGGAGGACGCGGTCGGCAATCTCGACCCGTCGAACCCGGAGCAGCTTCAGGAGGCGCTTCAGTCCGGCATGTTCGAGCCGCAGGACACGCCCGAGCAGAAGGCGGCGCTGGCGCGTCTGGAGACGGCGCTCGCGCTCGTCGAGGGCTGGGTCGACGCGGTCGTGCACGCGGCGGCGAAGCCGCGTCTGGGCTCGGCGGACGCGCTGCGCGAGACGCTGCGCAGGCGGCGCGCCTCGGGTGGTCCGGCGGAGCAGACCTTCGCGACGCTGATCGGTCTGGAGCTGCGTCCGCGCAGGCTCCGGGACGCGGCGCGGCTGTGGGCCTCGCTCGCCGACGCGCGCGGCGTGGACGGCAGGGACGGCCTGTGGGCGCACCCGGACATGCTGCCGACGGCGCGGGACCTGGACGACCCGGACGGTTTCGTCCACCGCGAGCAGCTTGACTTCTCCGAGCTGGACAAGATGCTCGGCGAGGCCGCCTCGGGCAAGGGCCCGGACCTGGAGAAGAGGGACCGCCCCGAGGACACGGACGCGGACCCGGGGAAGAAGGACGGCACGGAGGACTCGGACGGTTCCGGCGGCTCGGGGGACGACGAGGATCGGGGTTCCGGGGCGTGAGTCTGCACGGGGACGCGTACGGCGTCCTGAAGCGGTACGAGGGGCAGCCGGAGCTGCGGGACGCGTACCTGGCGCACCTCGACGCGCACCCGGACGACGGCATGTGGAAGGCGTGCGGGGCGGGGCATGTGACGGCGAGCGCGCTCGTGGTGTGCCCGGAGCGCGGCGAGGTGCTGCTGACGCTCCACCGCAAGCTGCGGCTGTGGCTCCAGATGGGCGGCCACTGCGAGCCGGGCGACGTCACGCTGGCGGACGCGGCGCTGCGCGAGGCCCGCGAGGAGTCGGGCATCGGGGCGCTGGAGCTCCACCCCGGCGGCCCGGTGCGCCTGGACCTGCACCCCATCCCGGGCCCGTGCACGCGGCACTTCGACGTGCAGTACGTGGCGCTCGCCCCGGCCGCCGCCGCGGCCCGGATCAGCGACGAGTCCCTCGACCTGCGCTGGTTCGGCTACGCGGAGGCGGCGGAGATCGGCGACGCCTCGGTGGCGCTGCTCGTGGGGGCGGCGCGGGAGGCGCTGGGCGTCTGACCCGTGGCCTCGGGCGGTACGGGGCGGGGTCCGCGTGGGCGGCGCCCCGTACCCGTACCGCCGCTGCCTCGGGTGACCGGCCATCCGGCGCCGCTGCCCCGGCTGACCGGCCGTCCGGCCTGTCACTCCCAGGCGTTGCCCTGGTTCTGGCCGACGCCGTAGTGGCCGCGCAATCCCGCGACGTCGGTGTTCTGCGGGGGCAGCATCTCGCTCGGCTGGACGAGGACGTGGCCCTGGCCGAGGAAGCTCAGCTCCCAGCCCTCGCCCGTGCTGCCGCGGCGGCGGAAGACGCCGCTGGACTGGGTCTGGGACTGCATCTGGACCCGCAGGGACGTACTCCAGGCGACGACGGCGTCGGAGTCGACGTTGACGTAGTTCTGCCCGGTGACTTCGAGGAGCAGCGGGGTGCCGGAGGTCATGAGGGCGACCTTGCCGTTGCCGGTGAGGTTGAGCTGGTACTTCCCCGAGCCGGAGATGCCGTACTGGCTGTCGACGGCGATGACCTCGGTGTGCAGCGAGGAGTCGAGGGCGAGGACGTAGGCGCTGTCGACGGTGAGGCCCTCGTGGTCGACGTCGAGGATGTGCAGGTACTGGCCGAGGTTCGCGAGGAACGCGGTGCCCTGGCCCGTGCAGCGCATGAGGTCGAGGCCCTCGCCCGTCATGCGGCGGGAGCGGCGCTGCCCCGCGCTCTGGTACTCGCCGTCGAACTCCATGAGTCCCTGGTAGGCGACCATCGCGCCCTTGCGGGCGAGGACGTCCTCGTGCCCGGTGAGGGCGATGCGCAGCAGTTGCGGGTTCTGGAGCGTCCAGCGCTCCTGGGTCTGCTGCTCGGTGTGTGCGAAGAGCGGGCTCTGCATGTCGGTGTCCCCCCTCAGCCCCGGATACGGAGCCGGTCGGTGCTGTCCTCGCTGGGCTGGACGACGACGATCCCCTGCCCCGAGAAGGCCATCTGGTACGCCTCGCCGCTGCCGCGGCCGATCATCGAGCCCGCCTTGAAGCTGCGCTTGCCCTTGACCTTGAGGTTCGGGGACCAGGCGACGAGCGCGTCGGGGTCGACGTAGGTCTCGTCGTCGCCGCGCCCGCAGTCGACGACGATCGGCGTGCCGCGCGAGGTGAGCGCGATCCAGCCGTCGCCGCCGACGGTGACGTTGAACATGCCCTGACCGGCGAACTTGGCGAGGCCCTTGACGCGTTCGACGCCCCACTGGAGGTGCGCGTCGAAGGCGAGGATGTTGGTGCCGTTGACGGAGATGCTCTCGCCGCCGAGGTCGAGGACGACGACGTCGGCGCCGTAGTCGGCGAGGTAGAGCAGTCCGTCCCCGCCGCACTTCATGAGCGGGGCGCCCTCGCCGGTGAGCCAGCCCCCGGCGAGCTGGCGGACGGTGGGCGGGTTGGACTCGTACTGGATGAAGCCCTCGTAGGCGATCATCGAGCCGGAGCGGGCGAAGAGATCGCGACCGGCGCTCATGGCGATCTTGGCGATGTGGTGGCCGTGCGTGTCCATCCGGGCCTGCACGGGCGTCGCGGCGAAGCCCGCGAGGTGCTGCTGCATCATGCGCTTGCCTTGTCTCTCGTGGTCTCTCGCGGGCTTCAGATCTCGTACGGCTGGACGACGATGAAGTTGCCCGGCGCGCCCCGGAACTGGAGGTTCACCGACTCGCCGCTGTGGCCCGGGTAGGCGTTGCGGCGCAGGCGCACCTGGCTGGAGAGGACGACCTGCGAGGCGGCCGACCAGGCGACGACGGCGTTGGCGTCGGCGAACGTGGTCGGGGTGACCGGAAGGACGACGGGGGTGCCGTGCGTCTTGACGATCACGGTGCCGGTGCCCTGGAACTGCATCGTGAAGAGCGAGCCGCCGGGGAGCCCGTGGCCGTCGATGCGGCGCACCTCGCGCTGGAGGGACTCGTCGAAGGCGAGGACGGACTCGGCGGAGACGCAGATCGCGTCGCCCTGGAGTTCGATCGGGTGCAGGTGCGCCTCGTCCTCGGCGAGGAACACCTGGCCCTTGCCCGTGCAGCGCATGAGCTGGAGTTCCTGGCCCGTCGCGTTGCCGACGATGCGGCCCTTGAACCCGGCGCCCTTGTAGCTGAAATCGACCTTGCCCTGGTAGAGCACCATGCTGCCCTGGCGCGCGAG comes from Streptomyces sp. Tu6071 and encodes:
- a CDS encoding AIM24 family protein, which translates into the protein MQQHLAGFAATPVQARMDTHGHHIAKIAMSAGRDLFARSGSMIAYEGFIQYESNPPTVRQLAGGWLTGEGAPLMKCGGDGLLYLADYGADVVVLDLGGESISVNGTNILAFDAHLQWGVERVKGLAKFAGQGMFNVTVGGDGWIALTSRGTPIVVDCGRGDDETYVDPDALVAWSPNLKVKGKRSFKAGSMIGRGSGEAYQMAFSGQGIVVVQPSEDSTDRLRIRG
- a CDS encoding UPF0182 family protein, with translation MPDRGGGPTGPRIRVGRPSRRVRTLLMTLGVLAVLAMAFVMFAGFWTDWLWYRSLHFSSVFTTTLKTKVGLFVVFGLLMAAAVGVNIWLAHRLRPPLSAMSMEQQNLDRYRMGIAPYKKWLLLGITALVGLVSGASAAGQWRTWLMWVNGQSFHQKDPQFHLDVSFYAFDLPWYRFLLGFGFAAVVLSVIAALLTHYLYGGVRVTSPGQRVTKAFTGHLSVLLGIFVSLKAIAYWLDRYGLAVKSSDFKATDNWTGLRYVDANAYLPAKTILFCIAIICALLFFATLWRRTWQLPVIGFGLMVLSAILIGGLYPAVVQKFTVQPNEQAKEAPYVQKNLTATKKAYGIDDAKVSEYPGKSETDDKSKLRADADQAASYRLMDPNIVSPTFQQRQQMRNYYAFPSNLDVDRYKDKEGKDQDTVIGLRELNLNGVPKRNWINDHFRYTHGFGVVAAEGDNADSGGGPVFTESDLPSKGDLGDYQQRVYYGEKTTQYSIVGGPQKEIDYSDDNGEKTTRYQGKSGVSLSNPLNRAAYAVAFGEPQILYSGAIGDGSRILYNRTPKDRVEAVAPWLTIDGDAYPAVVKGKIQWIVDAYTTTNGYPYASRTTLGDTTADSLTAANNQRAVVAQQNQVNYIRNSVKATVDAYTGEVKLYQWDTEDPVLKTWMKAFPHTVEPRSAISPQLMEHLRYPQDLFKVQRELLTRYHVDSAQTFLSGSEVWQVPDDPTNKTGNSIPAYYLSMKMPGESNQAFSLTTTFTPNGRDNLSAFMAVNAEAGTQDYGRLTLLKMPTADTTDGPKQVQSKFNSNEAIAEKIRLLRGGDSEVEYGNLLTVPLDGEFLYVEPVYVRGSGLKYPLLKRVLVTYAGKTAFEETLDKALNVVFGAESETPPGDQDEEQKQEPPSTGDKTLQGALDDAEKSFEDGQKALKDGDWKAYGEAQDRLQDALERAAKAQDAASKSPSDSKSPPKKEGSGSST
- a CDS encoding YlbL family protein, translated to MPRRTVTLLTSTLVLVALLCAGVLIPVPYAEMSPGPTVNTLADHDGEPVLQVSGRKTYEASGHLNMTTVRVTSPDYRMNLPEAIWGWLSGDSLIVPHDNLYPQGTTEQQSTQENAEEFSQSQENAKVAALRELDIPVSSRIVVAAVTKDSPAEGRLHAGDVIESVDGTKVEEADDVAGAVTKHKVGEKVRFSVIPAAKAAAAEKRHEKPTGAHDVTVTTVRSGKDQGPSRPIVGIQAGVDHTFPFSIDIKLADVGGPSAGLMFALGLVDKLTPGDLTGGKFVAGTGTIDDDGKVGAIGGIGMKTVGARRAGAQYFLTPADNCAAAREDTPDGLTLVKVRTIGDAVKALDKIHDGRTKGLPSCAKS
- a CDS encoding SDR family oxidoreductase is translated as MSSPDPQVRAARNPTGSAARGPVVAVTGAATGIGALLVERLTASDAIGRVLAIDEKRGDNAEATWHTLDVRDPALAEKLRGADVVVHLAVDLDLETEPAARTAYNVRGTQTVLTSAAAAGVHRAVLCTSAMVYGALPDNPLPLAEDAELKATAEATGVGDLLEIERLARRAPRAHPGLNVTVLRPAVLVGGTDTALTRYFESPRLLVVAGSRPAWQFCHVEDLVSALEYAVLEKAEGELAVGCDGWLEQEEVEELSGIRRMELPSAVALGAAARLHRIGLTPSPAGDLAYTMNPWVVSGSRLHDAGWRPAWSNEEVLAELLEEVAGRRTVAGRRLGRKDATAAGAAGATVALLGTAALVRRARKARRRL
- a CDS encoding molybdenum cofactor biosynthesis protein MoaE, producing the protein MTDTDPIKLLAIRDTPLSVDEVFAAVGDDAAGGTALFVGTVRDHDGGEDVASLSYSSHPSAEAELRRVAEKVAADFPVRALAATHRVGDLAIGDLAVVVAVSCPHRGEAFAACRRLIDDLKHEVPIWKHQRFTDGREEWVGAC
- a CDS encoding zinc-dependent metalloprotease; amino-acid sequence: MSDNPFGFGLPPEEPDDGDEGKKKDSTGGSQGSGSGSGQTPGNPFGFGLPGGGGGDNPFAALFGSMGSNDLGAAFQQLGQMLSFDGGPVNWDMAKQIARQTVSQGTSDGTKDQSVGPAERAAVEEAVRLADLWLDDATSLPSGAGSAVAWSRAEWVEATLPVWKDLVDPVAERVGTAMGQVLPEEMQAMAGPLLGVMRSMGGAMFGTQIGQAVGQLAGEVVGSTDIGLPLGPAGKAALLPLNIEVFGKDLGVPKDEVRLYLALREAAHQRLFAHVPWLRSHLFGAVEGYARGIKVDTSKLEDAVGNLDPSNPEQLQEALQSGMFEPQDTPEQKAALARLETALALVEGWVDAVVHAAAKPRLGSADALRETLRRRRASGGPAEQTFATLIGLELRPRRLRDAARLWASLADARGVDGRDGLWAHPDMLPTARDLDDPDGFVHREQLDFSELDKMLGEAASGKGPDLEKRDRPEDTDADPGKKDGTEDSDGSGGSGDDEDRGSGA
- a CDS encoding AIM24 family protein; this translates as MQSPLFAHTEQQTQERWTLQNPQLLRIALTGHEDVLARKGAMVAYQGLMEFDGEYQSAGQRRSRRMTGEGLDLMRCTGQGTAFLANLGQYLHILDVDHEGLTVDSAYVLALDSSLHTEVIAVDSQYGISGSGKYQLNLTGNGKVALMTSGTPLLLEVTGQNYVNVDSDAVVAWSTSLRVQMQSQTQSSGVFRRRGSTGEGWELSFLGQGHVLVQPSEMLPPQNTDVAGLRGHYGVGQNQGNAWE
- a CDS encoding PPA1309 family protein, producing MSKDSPASPPPAATPLTRAVLEIDTYAAGLGWDQPARLFALVDTGRLRAEEPELAERLGLDEGAAAGTLTPVEQEEVPADVPLDEFLATIGWPDAVAGCALTIERLMLPPSAEASVPEDLDEAALAAWVAKHPERQEVRMTVAVLRDGDRESALRLREKDSELDVLTGSDLVPGLAQALEATFAA
- a CDS encoding NUDIX hydrolase, with the protein product MSLHGDAYGVLKRYEGQPELRDAYLAHLDAHPDDGMWKACGAGHVTASALVVCPERGEVLLTLHRKLRLWLQMGGHCEPGDVTLADAALREAREESGIGALELHPGGPVRLDLHPIPGPCTRHFDVQYVALAPAAAAARISDESLDLRWFGYAEAAEIGDASVALLVGAAREALGV